The following coding sequences lie in one Mycobacterium sp. DL440 genomic window:
- a CDS encoding proteasome assembly chaperone family protein yields MTDSSDTPDQHYQPDQSGMYELEFPAPQLSSSDGRGPVLIHALEGFSDAGHAIRLAAEHLKDTLDTELVASFAIDELLDYRSRRPLMTFKTDHFTSYEEPELNLYALHDGVGTPFLLLAGLEPDLRWERFITAVRLLAEQLGVRQVIGLGTIPMAVPHTRPVMLTAHANDKELITDHTPWVGEVQVPASVSNLLEFRMAQHGHEVVGYTVHVPHYLAQTAYPPAAEALLAEVARTGSLQLPLEKLSEAGAEVYGKINEQVEASAEVAQVVTGLERQYDAFVAAQENRSLLARDEELPSGDELGAEFERFLAQQTGDKFKDDRYKDGRDGFGDGFPNGDNHS; encoded by the coding sequence ATGACCGACAGCAGCGACACCCCCGACCAGCACTACCAGCCCGACCAGAGCGGCATGTACGAGCTTGAGTTCCCGGCGCCACAGCTGTCGTCTTCTGATGGCCGCGGCCCGGTGCTGATCCACGCCCTGGAGGGGTTCTCCGATGCCGGCCATGCGATCCGACTGGCCGCCGAGCATCTCAAGGACACCCTCGACACCGAACTGGTGGCCTCCTTCGCCATCGACGAGCTGCTCGACTACCGGTCGCGCCGGCCGCTGATGACCTTCAAGACCGACCATTTCACCAGCTACGAGGAACCCGAGCTGAACCTGTACGCCCTGCACGACGGTGTGGGCACACCGTTTCTGCTGCTGGCCGGCCTGGAGCCGGACCTCCGGTGGGAGCGGTTCATCACCGCGGTGCGGCTGCTCGCCGAGCAGCTGGGAGTGCGACAGGTGATCGGCCTCGGCACCATTCCGATGGCGGTGCCCCACACCCGCCCCGTCATGCTCACCGCGCACGCCAACGACAAGGAGCTGATCACCGACCACACCCCGTGGGTCGGCGAAGTCCAGGTTCCGGCGAGCGTTTCCAACCTGCTGGAGTTCCGCATGGCCCAGCACGGGCATGAGGTGGTGGGTTACACCGTGCACGTGCCGCACTACCTGGCCCAGACGGCCTACCCGCCGGCCGCCGAGGCGCTGCTGGCCGAAGTGGCCCGGACCGGTTCGCTACAACTGCCGCTGGAGAAACTGTCCGAGGCTGGAGCCGAGGTGTACGGCAAGATCAACGAGCAGGTGGAGGCCAGCGCTGAGGTGGCTCAGGTGGTGACCGGGTTGGAGCGCCAGTACGATGCGTTCGTTGCCGCACAGGAAAATCGGTCTCTGCTGGCGCGCGACGAGGAACTACCCAGCGGTGACGAGCTCGGAGCCGAGTTCGAACGGTTCCTCGCCCAGCAGACCGGTGACAAGTTCAAAGACGACAGGTACAAAGACGGACGGGACGGCTTCGGCGACGGCTTCCCGAACGGCGACAACCACTCATAA
- a CDS encoding SDR family oxidoreductase, with translation MKLRNSRALVTGASRGLGKSIAEVFAARGVDVAVVARDAESLNLLAKEIGGTAYPTDLGDPAAVEALLDRVEADGPVDIVINNAGIDHVGRFHQVSPEQIRNLLQVNLAAPMDLCRQAIPRMVGRGRGHIVNVSSMGAISQGPGLTLYGTSKAGLSHFTAGIRGELRGKPVGTTLVQVGEVKTDMIDHIRAFGPARRTIERSIRWRMIPRDQLDPVVVSEAIADAIENNRRHVILPRSIIPMAKFTEFPRRVSELMLTGIDQDND, from the coding sequence ATGAAGCTGAGGAACTCCCGCGCTCTGGTCACCGGCGCGAGCCGCGGCCTGGGCAAGAGCATCGCCGAGGTGTTTGCCGCGCGCGGCGTCGACGTCGCCGTGGTGGCGCGTGACGCCGAGTCGCTCAACCTGCTCGCCAAGGAGATCGGCGGCACGGCCTACCCGACCGACCTGGGTGATCCGGCCGCCGTCGAGGCACTGCTTGACCGGGTCGAGGCCGACGGCCCGGTGGACATCGTGATCAACAACGCTGGTATCGACCACGTCGGCCGGTTCCACCAGGTCAGCCCCGAGCAGATTCGTAACCTCCTGCAGGTCAACCTGGCCGCGCCGATGGACCTCTGCCGCCAGGCCATACCTCGCATGGTCGGGCGTGGGCGTGGCCACATCGTCAACGTGTCCTCGATGGGCGCCATCTCCCAGGGGCCGGGACTGACCCTGTACGGCACGTCGAAGGCCGGGCTGAGCCACTTCACCGCAGGTATCCGCGGCGAGTTGCGGGGCAAGCCGGTCGGCACCACGCTCGTGCAGGTCGGCGAGGTCAAAACCGACATGATCGACCACATCCGCGCATTCGGCCCGGCGCGGCGCACCATCGAGCGATCGATACGGTGGCGGATGATTCCGCGCGACCAGTTGGACCCGGTGGTGGTTTCCGAGGCTATCGCCGACGCCATCGAAAACAACCGCCGCCACGTCATCCTGCCGCGCAGCATCATTCCGATGGCGAAGTTCACCGAATTCCCCCGCCGCGTATCCGAACTCATGCTGACCGGCATCGACCAGGACAACGACTGA
- a CDS encoding DUF3099 domain-containing protein, with product MKQSHELSFDDDFGDDFGKEARPVLITKAAPAYEVQHRQRVRKYLTLMAFRIPALILAAVAYNIWQNGLISLAILAVSIPLPWMAVLIANDRPPRSAEEPRRYAGRGERIPLFPTAERPALQKDPFMPPQPDAARPDGDEPS from the coding sequence ATGAAACAAAGCCACGAGCTGAGTTTCGACGACGATTTCGGCGACGATTTCGGCAAGGAAGCCCGCCCGGTTCTGATCACCAAAGCCGCACCCGCCTACGAAGTGCAGCACCGCCAGCGCGTCCGGAAGTACCTGACGCTGATGGCCTTCCGCATCCCGGCGCTCATCCTCGCCGCGGTCGCCTACAACATCTGGCAGAACGGGCTCATCTCGCTCGCGATCCTCGCGGTGTCGATACCGCTGCCCTGGATGGCGGTGCTGATCGCCAACGATCGTCCCCCCCGTAGCGCCGAGGAGCCACGGCGTTATGCCGGCCGCGGCGAGCGGATCCCACTGTTCCCCACCGCGGAGCGGCCGGCGTTACAGAAGGACCCGTTTATGCCACCGCAACCGGACGCAGCGCGGCCCGACGGCGATGAGCCCAGCTGA
- a CDS encoding PhzF family phenazine biosynthesis protein produces MAIDVTVLRVFTDSDGKHGNPLGVVDNSTVAPGDRQRIATELGYSETVFIDLPQPGGNSASAHIFTPVAELPFAGHPTVGASWWLRETGLPVNTLRVPAGLIQVEYDGDRAAVNARSEWAPEFAIHDLTSVDELLAAEPDDFAEADENYLWAWIDKAHGTLRARSFAPHLGIPEDEATGAAAVRMTDYLSRDLTIIQGKGSVIETRWSPEGWVRLAGHVVNDGTAQLD; encoded by the coding sequence ATGGCGATCGACGTCACCGTGTTACGGGTATTCACCGACTCAGACGGCAAGCACGGCAATCCGCTGGGCGTGGTGGACAACAGCACTGTCGCCCCGGGCGATCGCCAACGGATAGCCACCGAATTGGGTTACAGCGAAACGGTATTCATCGATCTGCCGCAGCCCGGCGGCAACTCGGCCAGTGCCCACATCTTCACCCCGGTCGCGGAGCTGCCGTTCGCCGGACATCCCACGGTCGGCGCATCGTGGTGGCTGCGCGAAACCGGCCTGCCCGTCAACACATTGCGGGTGCCGGCCGGACTCATCCAGGTGGAATACGACGGCGATCGCGCCGCGGTCAATGCCCGCTCGGAATGGGCACCGGAGTTCGCAATCCATGACTTGACTTCCGTCGACGAACTGCTCGCCGCCGAGCCCGATGATTTCGCCGAGGCCGACGAGAACTACCTGTGGGCCTGGATCGACAAGGCGCACGGCACGCTGCGAGCCAGGTCGTTCGCCCCGCACCTGGGGATCCCCGAGGACGAGGCGACCGGAGCCGCGGCGGTACGGATGACGGATTACCTGAGCCGGGACCTGACGATCATCCAGGGGAAGGGTTCGGTGATCGAGACCCGCTGGAGTCCGGAGGGCTGGGTTCGTCTGGCCGGCCACGTCGTCAATGACGGCACCGCCCAACTGGACTGA
- a CDS encoding DUF4192 domain-containing protein: MTTPSPSSPEFDFHLNRPGALIAALPAVLGFVPHKSLVLVTVDRGELGCVMRADLADDMTERVEHLVDLAATAGADAVIAVVVDDHSRDCRVCDDRYRDLAAALDQALAADGIELYAAHVVDKVAAGGSWHCADGCGEQGWVDDPGASPLAAAAVLDGRRLYASRDELLQVIRPDPVASETMKRPLALVAQRPGYSDTRPDAEVRGDVEAAMRAAVQVAEGDRPGGAELARLAVGLADPRVRDTLYALAVGECAEQAEALWALLARNLPDPWRAEALVLLAFSAYARGDGPLAGVSLDAALEARPTHRMAGMLDTALQAGMRPERIRELAVTGYRLADQLGVQLPPRRTWRRQAG; this comes from the coding sequence ATGACAACACCATCGCCCTCCTCGCCAGAGTTCGACTTCCACCTCAACCGTCCCGGTGCGCTGATCGCCGCACTGCCGGCGGTGCTCGGCTTCGTCCCGCACAAGAGCCTCGTCCTCGTCACCGTCGACCGGGGCGAGCTGGGCTGCGTCATGCGCGCCGATCTGGCCGATGACATGACCGAACGCGTCGAGCACCTGGTCGACCTCGCGGCCACGGCCGGCGCAGACGCCGTGATCGCCGTGGTGGTGGACGACCACAGTAGGGACTGCCGGGTGTGCGATGACCGTTATCGCGACTTGGCGGCGGCGCTGGACCAGGCCCTTGCCGCCGACGGCATCGAGCTCTACGCCGCGCATGTGGTGGACAAGGTGGCCGCCGGTGGATCGTGGCACTGCGCCGACGGTTGTGGCGAACAGGGGTGGGTGGATGACCCGGGTGCTTCGCCGCTGGCGGCAGCTGCGGTGCTGGACGGTCGTCGGCTCTATGCCAGCCGTGACGAACTGTTGCAGGTGATCCGACCGGATCCGGTCGCCAGTGAAACGATGAAACGGCCGTTGGCTCTCGTGGCGCAGCGGCCTGGGTATTCGGATACCCGGCCCGACGCCGAGGTGCGCGGTGATGTCGAGGCCGCGATGCGGGCGGCGGTGCAGGTTGCCGAGGGGGATCGACCTGGTGGTGCCGAGTTGGCACGGTTGGCCGTCGGGTTGGCCGATCCCAGGGTCCGCGACACGCTCTATGCGCTGGCGGTCGGGGAGTGCGCGGAGCAGGCCGAAGCGTTGTGGGCGCTGTTGGCCCGCAATCTGCCGGACCCGTGGCGTGCCGAAGCGCTTGTCCTGCTGGCCTTTTCCGCATATGCGCGAGGTGACGGGCCGCTGGCCGGGGTTTCGCTGGACGCCGCGTTGGAGGCGCGGCCGACGCATCGGATGGCTGGCATGCTCGACACCGCGCTGCAGGCGGGCATGCGGCCGGAGCGGATCCGGGAGTTGGCGGTCACCGGCTATCGGCTGGCCGACCAGCTGGGTGTGCAACTGCCGCCTCGACGGACGTGGCGGCGCCAGGCCGGTTGA
- a CDS encoding metal-dependent transcriptional regulator, with amino-acid sequence MNDLVDTTEMYLRTIYDLEEEGVVPLRARIAERLDQSGPTVSQTVSRMERDGLLHVAGDRHLELTDKGRALAVAVMRKHRLAERLLVDVIGLPWEEVHAEACRWEHVMSEDVERRLVQVLDNPTTSPFGNPIPGLSDLGVGAAGFDDVSLVRLTELPVGLPVAVVVRQLTEHVQGDTELIGRLKDAGVVPNARVTVEANDHGGVMIVIPGHEQVELPHHMAHAVRVEKV; translated from the coding sequence ATGAACGATCTGGTCGATACCACCGAGATGTACCTGCGGACGATCTACGACCTGGAAGAAGAGGGCGTGGTGCCGTTGCGTGCCCGCATCGCCGAACGGCTCGACCAAAGCGGTCCGACGGTCAGCCAGACGGTGTCACGCATGGAACGCGATGGCCTGCTGCATGTAGCCGGCGACCGCCACTTGGAACTGACCGACAAGGGTCGCGCCCTTGCGGTCGCCGTCATGCGCAAGCACCGGCTGGCCGAACGGTTGCTCGTCGATGTGATCGGGTTGCCGTGGGAGGAAGTCCACGCCGAGGCATGCCGCTGGGAACACGTCATGAGCGAGGACGTGGAGCGGCGCCTGGTGCAGGTGCTCGACAACCCCACCACCTCGCCGTTCGGCAACCCCATCCCGGGCCTCTCGGACCTCGGCGTCGGCGCGGCCGGCTTCGACGACGTCAGCCTGGTCCGGCTCACCGAACTCCCGGTCGGGTTGCCGGTCGCCGTGGTGGTCCGCCAGCTCACCGAACACGTGCAGGGCGACACCGAGCTCATCGGCCGACTCAAGGATGCCGGCGTGGTGCCGAATGCGCGGGTCACCGTCGAGGCCAACGACCACGGCGGGGTGATGATCGTGATCCCCGGGCACGAGCAGGTCGAACTCCCCCATCACATGGCGCACGCGGTCCGCGTCGAGAAGGTCTGA
- a CDS encoding DUF3039 domain-containing protein, translating into MQTQTIERPDTDERVDDGTDDDTPKFFHYVKKNKIAESAVMGTHVVALCGEVFPVTKSAKPGSPVCPDCKKIYESLKK; encoded by the coding sequence ATGCAGACCCAGACGATCGAGCGCCCGGACACCGACGAACGCGTCGACGACGGGACCGACGATGACACCCCGAAGTTTTTCCACTACGTCAAGAAGAACAAGATCGCCGAAAGCGCGGTCATGGGCACGCATGTGGTCGCGCTGTGCGGCGAGGTGTTCCCGGTGACGAAGTCGGCCAAGCCCGGCTCTCCGGTGTGCCCGGATTGCAAGAAGATCTACGAATCGCTCAAGAAGTAG
- a CDS encoding alpha/beta fold hydrolase: MTERKPHLRTVRELTPTLEYRTIHGYRRAFRVAGSGPAILLIHGIGDNSTTWHTVQSTLAQRFTVIAPDLLGHGSSDKPRADYSVAAYANGMRDLLTVLDIDRVTVVGHSLGGGVAMQFAYQFPQLVERLILVGSGGVTKDVNVALRVASLPMGSEALALLRLPLVLPVLQLAGRAAGTLLGTTGLGRDIPDMVRILADLPEPTASAAFARTLRAVVDWRGQVVTMLDRCYLTESVPVQLIWGERDSVIPVSHAQMAHAAMPGSQLEIFSGSGHFPFHDDPERFVEVVERFIDSTEPSVYDQDHLRSLLRAGLSESAMSGSLDTQTAVLDAMDADERSAT; encoded by the coding sequence ATGACCGAGCGCAAACCCCATTTGCGGACTGTTCGCGAGCTCACCCCGACGCTCGAATACCGGACGATCCACGGATATCGGCGGGCATTCCGAGTCGCCGGGTCCGGGCCGGCGATCCTGCTGATCCACGGCATCGGTGACAACTCCACCACCTGGCACACCGTGCAATCGACGCTGGCGCAACGGTTCACCGTCATCGCGCCGGACCTGCTCGGCCACGGCAGCTCCGACAAGCCGCGTGCGGACTACTCGGTCGCGGCCTACGCCAACGGCATGCGCGACCTACTCACCGTGCTCGACATCGACCGGGTGACCGTGGTCGGTCATTCGCTGGGCGGTGGCGTGGCCATGCAGTTCGCCTACCAATTCCCGCAGCTCGTGGAGCGTCTCATCCTCGTGGGCTCCGGCGGGGTCACCAAGGATGTCAACGTGGCGTTGCGGGTCGCCTCACTCCCGATGGGCAGTGAGGCGCTGGCGCTGCTGCGCCTGCCCCTCGTGCTGCCGGTGTTGCAACTGGCCGGTCGGGCGGCAGGCACCTTGTTGGGCACAACCGGCCTGGGACGCGACATCCCCGACATGGTGCGCATCCTCGCCGATCTGCCGGAGCCGACGGCATCGGCGGCGTTCGCCCGGACCCTGCGCGCTGTCGTGGATTGGCGTGGCCAGGTGGTAACCATGCTGGATCGCTGTTACTTGACCGAATCCGTTCCCGTCCAGTTGATCTGGGGCGAACGCGATTCGGTCATCCCGGTCAGCCATGCTCAGATGGCCCACGCCGCAATGCCCGGTTCCCAGTTGGAGATCTTCTCCGGATCCGGGCATTTTCCCTTCCATGACGATCCCGAACGCTTCGTCGAGGTGGTCGAACGCTTCATCGACTCGACCGAACCGTCGGTCTACGATCAGGATCACCTGCGCAGTCTGCTGCGCGCCGGGTTGAGCGAATCGGCGATGAGCGGATCACTCGACACTCAGACCGCGGTGCTCGACGCGATGGACGCCGACGAACGCAGCGCGACGTAG
- a CDS encoding serine protease yields MRVTRLAKFTVAAAVMAAATAACTVPGTTAGGAAANLTTAPPSSTPAAASALSQAGVESVTPDRRVGALFLGDTTTHTCSGSVLASPSSDLILTAAHCLLDGVDTTFVPGFGAGAGDTWHVRSVYLDSRWLANQDPQADYAIVRVSGDSTANLLADSGGGLALGSAPAAGSPVTVTGYPMGEGGSPMACRGATESSLQGYPALACAGVTDGFSGAPWVSGSTVTGLVGGLDGGGCDDDVSYSPRFDDRIARLLARAEAGGPGDAAPAALESDC; encoded by the coding sequence ATGCGCGTGACCCGGTTGGCGAAGTTCACAGTCGCGGCGGCCGTGATGGCTGCCGCGACGGCCGCGTGCACCGTTCCGGGCACCACCGCCGGCGGGGCAGCAGCCAACCTCACGACGGCCCCACCGAGCAGCACACCGGCAGCGGCGAGCGCGTTGTCGCAGGCCGGGGTGGAGTCGGTGACCCCGGATCGGCGGGTGGGGGCGTTGTTCCTGGGCGACACCACGACGCATACCTGTAGTGGGTCGGTGTTGGCGAGCCCGTCGTCGGATCTGATCCTCACTGCAGCGCACTGCCTGCTGGACGGTGTCGACACGACGTTCGTCCCTGGTTTCGGTGCGGGCGCCGGTGACACCTGGCACGTCCGTAGCGTGTACCTGGACTCGCGTTGGCTCGCCAACCAGGACCCTCAGGCCGATTACGCGATCGTGCGGGTCAGCGGGGACTCCACCGCGAATCTGCTGGCCGACTCCGGTGGCGGTCTGGCCCTGGGGTCGGCGCCCGCGGCGGGAAGCCCGGTGACGGTGACTGGTTATCCGATGGGTGAGGGCGGCAGCCCAATGGCGTGTCGGGGCGCGACCGAGTCGTCACTACAGGGGTACCCGGCCCTGGCCTGTGCGGGCGTGACCGATGGCTTCAGCGGTGCCCCATGGGTTTCGGGATCGACGGTTACCGGCTTGGTCGGCGGACTCGATGGCGGCGGCTGCGACGACGACGTGTCCTATTCACCGCGCTTCGACGACCGGATCGCCCGCTTGCTGGCCCGTGCCGAGGCCGGCGGGCCCGGCGACGCGGCGCCCGCGGCGCTGGAATCCGACTGCTAG
- a CDS encoding DUF952 domain-containing protein — protein MHPSPSVLLHLCSAEEWQAAQRRGEHRPDSLSVQGFVHLSAPEQVHLPANRLYSGRGDLVLLHIDPAMLTDPLRWEPGVPTDPDAMLFPHLYGPLPVDAVTTTTTYVPDAEGRFAPLAGDTPSS, from the coding sequence ATGCATCCATCGCCGAGTGTCCTGCTTCACTTGTGTAGTGCCGAGGAATGGCAGGCGGCCCAGCGTCGTGGCGAACATCGCCCGGACTCCCTGAGCGTCCAGGGCTTCGTCCACCTTTCAGCTCCTGAGCAGGTGCACCTGCCGGCGAATCGACTCTACTCAGGTCGGGGCGATCTGGTGCTGCTGCACATCGACCCGGCGATGTTGACGGATCCGCTGCGGTGGGAGCCGGGGGTTCCGACGGACCCCGACGCGATGCTGTTCCCGCATCTGTACGGCCCGCTGCCGGTGGACGCTGTGACGACCACCACGACCTATGTGCCCGACGCCGAGGGACGGTTCGCGCCGTTGGCCGGCGACACGCCGTCGTCGTAG
- a CDS encoding sigma-70 family RNA polymerase sigma factor produces MANATTSRVDSDLDAQSPAADLVRVYLNGIGKTALLNAADEVELAKRIEAGLYAQHVLNTKKRLGENRKRDLAAVVRDGEAARRHLLEANLRLVVSLAKRYTGRGMPLLDLIQEGNLGLIRAMEKFDYSKGFKFSTYATWWIRQAITRGMADQSRTIRLPVHLVEQVNKLARIKREMHQNLGREATDEELAEESGIPVEKINDLLEHSRDPVSLDMPVGTDEEAPLGDFIEDENAMSAENAVISELLHTDIRHVLATLDEREQQVIRLRFGLDDGQPRTLDQIGKLFGLSRERVRQIEREVMSKLRNGERADRLRSYAS; encoded by the coding sequence ATGGCAAATGCCACCACAAGCCGCGTCGACAGTGATCTGGACGCCCAGAGCCCTGCCGCCGACCTCGTGCGCGTGTATCTGAACGGCATCGGCAAAACGGCGTTGCTCAACGCCGCCGATGAGGTAGAGCTCGCAAAGCGCATCGAGGCGGGCTTGTACGCCCAGCACGTGCTGAACACCAAGAAGCGTCTGGGCGAGAACCGTAAACGCGATCTGGCCGCCGTGGTCCGCGACGGTGAGGCAGCGCGTCGGCATCTGTTGGAGGCCAACCTCCGCCTGGTGGTGTCGCTGGCCAAGCGCTACACGGGACGCGGCATGCCGCTGCTGGACCTGATCCAGGAAGGCAACCTGGGCCTGATCCGCGCAATGGAGAAGTTCGATTACTCCAAGGGCTTCAAGTTCTCCACGTACGCCACGTGGTGGATTCGCCAGGCCATCACCCGCGGGATGGCGGACCAGAGCCGCACCATCCGACTCCCGGTCCACCTGGTCGAGCAGGTCAACAAGCTGGCCCGGATCAAGCGTGAGATGCACCAGAACCTCGGCCGGGAGGCCACCGACGAGGAACTGGCCGAGGAGTCCGGCATCCCGGTCGAGAAGATCAACGACCTGCTGGAGCACAGCCGTGACCCGGTGAGCCTGGACATGCCGGTCGGCACCGACGAGGAAGCCCCACTGGGCGACTTCATCGAAGACGAGAACGCGATGTCTGCCGAGAACGCCGTCATCTCCGAACTGCTGCACACCGACATTCGCCACGTGCTGGCCACGCTCGACGAGCGCGAGCAGCAGGTGATCCGGCTGCGGTTCGGACTCGACGACGGGCAGCCCCGCACCCTGGATCAGATCGGCAAGCTCTTCGGCCTGTCCCGCGAGCGGGTCCGCCAGATCGAGCGTGAAGTGATGTCCAAGCTCCGCAACGGCGAGCGTGCCGACCGCCTCCGCTCCTACGCCAGCTAG
- a CDS encoding YihY/virulence factor BrkB family protein yields MTGQPLPVPPSRHHIWHISRRTLSKSWDDSIFSESAQAAFWCALSLPPLLLGMLGSLAYIAPLFGPDTLPTIQDQLINAANSFFSPNVVNEIIEPTIRDIVRGARGEVVSVGFVISLWAGSSAVSAFVDSIVEAHDQTPLRHPVRQRFYALGLYVIMLVSAIGVAPLLALGPRAISEHIPESWDNVLRYGYYPALFLAVLVGVTVLYRVSLPAPIPTHRLVLGAVLATVVFLVATFGLRIYLTWITSTGYTYGALATPIAFLLFAFFLGFAIMLGAELNAAVQEEWPASDTHARRLRGWLEDKALNGGAQTPAETPAPAPAEPPLPPPTS; encoded by the coding sequence ATGACTGGCCAGCCACTTCCAGTACCACCATCACGCCACCACATCTGGCACATCTCTCGACGCACACTGTCGAAGAGCTGGGACGATTCCATCTTCTCGGAGTCGGCGCAGGCGGCGTTCTGGTGCGCGTTGTCACTGCCTCCCCTGCTACTGGGGATGCTCGGCAGCCTGGCCTACATCGCACCGCTGTTCGGCCCGGACACGCTGCCGACGATCCAGGATCAGCTGATCAACGCGGCGAACAGCTTCTTCTCCCCCAACGTCGTCAACGAGATCATCGAACCGACGATCCGCGACATCGTCAGGGGCGCCCGGGGCGAGGTGGTGTCGGTCGGGTTCGTGATCTCGCTGTGGGCCGGGTCGTCGGCGGTATCGGCCTTCGTGGACTCCATCGTGGAGGCCCACGATCAGACACCATTGCGGCATCCGGTACGGCAACGCTTCTACGCGTTGGGCCTGTACGTGATCATGCTGGTCTCTGCCATCGGGGTGGCGCCGCTCCTGGCCCTGGGGCCGCGGGCGATCTCCGAGCACATCCCCGAAAGCTGGGACAACGTGCTGCGGTACGGCTATTACCCGGCGTTGTTCCTCGCGGTGCTGGTAGGCGTGACTGTGCTGTACCGGGTCTCGCTGCCGGCTCCGATTCCGACGCACCGCCTGGTGCTCGGCGCCGTCCTGGCCACCGTGGTATTCCTGGTCGCCACATTCGGGCTGAGGATCTACCTGACCTGGATCACGAGCACGGGCTATACCTACGGCGCACTCGCCACACCGATCGCGTTTCTGCTGTTCGCGTTCTTCCTGGGCTTTGCCATCATGCTCGGCGCCGAATTGAACGCGGCAGTACAAGAGGAGTGGCCGGCGTCGGACACGCACGCCAGGAGACTGCGGGGATGGCTGGAGGACAAAGCCCTCAACGGCGGCGCTCAGACACCGGCAGAAACACCTGCGCCCGCGCCGGCTGAGCCGCCGCTACCGCCACCTACTTCTTGA
- a CDS encoding glucose 1-dehydrogenase has protein sequence MAGVDLSGKVAIVTGAARGQGEAEARLFAALGAKVVLTDLLVEEGQRVAESIGAAARFVRHDVGNENDWRTTVDTAISEFGRVDVLVNNAAICKVVPLAEQDTAGFEQMLRVNLIGAFLGMQAVAEPMKAAGGGSIVNISSQAGVQGLAGYTAYGASKWGLRGMSKVAAIELGPLGIRVNTVYPGMIDTPMIAHLEVERGLGGHPGAPLTRVGTPEEVADVVAFLASDASSYITGADLTVDGGASAGRIPVTPVHTN, from the coding sequence ATGGCCGGCGTCGACCTGTCCGGCAAGGTCGCAATCGTCACCGGGGCCGCCCGCGGGCAGGGTGAAGCCGAGGCGCGGTTGTTCGCCGCGCTGGGTGCCAAGGTGGTGCTGACCGATCTCCTCGTCGAGGAGGGTCAGCGGGTCGCCGAGTCCATCGGCGCCGCCGCCCGCTTCGTCCGCCACGATGTCGGCAACGAAAATGACTGGCGCACCACCGTCGACACCGCGATCAGCGAGTTCGGTCGGGTCGACGTGCTGGTCAACAACGCCGCCATCTGCAAGGTGGTGCCACTGGCCGAGCAGGACACCGCAGGATTCGAGCAGATGTTGCGGGTCAATCTCATCGGCGCCTTCCTGGGCATGCAGGCCGTCGCCGAACCGATGAAGGCCGCCGGCGGCGGATCGATCGTCAACATCTCGTCGCAGGCGGGTGTGCAGGGGCTGGCCGGTTACACGGCGTACGGTGCCTCCAAGTGGGGTTTGCGCGGTATGTCCAAGGTCGCGGCAATCGAGCTGGGCCCGTTGGGCATTCGGGTCAACACCGTCTATCCCGGCATGATCGACACCCCGATGATCGCCCACCTCGAGGTGGAACGCGGCCTCGGCGGCCATCCCGGTGCGCCGCTGACCCGTGTCGGCACTCCCGAAGAGGTCGCCGACGTCGTCGCCTTCCTCGCCTCGGATGCGTCGTCATACATCACCGGCGCGGATCTGACCGTCGACGGTGGTGCCAGCGCGGGCCGGATTCCGGTGACGCCGGTCCACACCAACTGA